The genomic interval AAGTTTTTGTTTGATCCAATATCTCTGGTATGCTTTAGGATGAGAGATTAGAATTATTGGCTGCATTTTCGTATTTTTGGTGTCCTGGGATTCATCAGATGAAGACAGCTAAGGCATGGCGTCTAGGCATGAAAGAAGTGCGATTATTAACTGCACCTCGCCAGCGTGGTCAGTTGAAGAGGCCAACATGGATTCTTGTTTTGGTTTCTCTAGTCAGCTTGTTCTTAATTTGTGCCTATATTTATCCACCTCAGAATTCTGCACCTTGTTATTTATTCACGTCTAATGGCTGCAAGACATTTCAAAGATGGCTTCCACCTGTAATTATCAGAGAACCCTACAGAGAACTCACCGATGATGAAATCGCATCTCGCGTTGTAATTAGAGATATTCTTAATATTCCTCTCACTATTTCTGTGAATGCCAAAATAGCCTTTCTGTTCCTGACTCCTGGAGCTTTACCGTTTGAGATGCTATGGGATAAATTCTTTCAGGTACTTTGTTAGTTTCAAACGCTCACTTACAGCTTTTTGCAAATGAGACTAGTTAAGCCTCGTGCAAAGATGATGTCTCTTCAAAGGATTGGATGCATCAAATTTGCTTATTTGGTGCTTCTGTTTACTGTTATCTGGTCTGATATGTTGGATGAAATAAAAATTGCTGCTGCTTATTCTTAACGAAATTATATTCAATTGCTTGTTTCATCTACGGTATGCCATTTGAAATCATGCTGCAGTTTTTCAAATAAAGGGAGAATACCAGTAATAAATGAAGGCCGTTCTCCTATTTATTTTACCGATGTTATGTGGTCTTGTTTACACGGTTGAATAATATGACTATTTGTTTCTATACAGTTTTTCAAATTTCTCTTTATTGGCAGGGGCATGAAAGTATGTTCTCCGTGTACGTGCATGCATCCAAGGATAAACCTGTGCATCTTAGCCGTTATTTTATCAATCGTGAAATTCGTAGTGGCAAGGTTTGTTTCCGATTTTGTGGATCTTGGTTTCTGCATTCTAAGCTGCAAAGCTACATGCAATTCTGCTGCAAGAATTGAAAATCTTGTAAAACAAATGAGTGAATATCTTTATACATCCGCACATGCTGCAATATCATTTTTTTGCACGTGCTAATTACATTTATTATTTCTTAGGGTACAAATTTTGAACAATCAAAACTCTCAGTTTCTCAATTAACAAGTCAAATTGATACAATTCTAATATGAGCGTAAATGCGCTGTTGTTTCGTCCCTTATGCTACTGGTAGTAGACTTCAAATTGTCTGTTTGATTAATGGTTGAAAGTTGCAGGTGGAATGGGGGAAAATCTCCATGGTTGAGGCTGAAAGACGGCTTTTAGCAAATGCACTCAAAGATCCAGATAATCAGTACTTTGTGTTACTGTCCGACAGGTTTCCATAGAATTGTGTCTTTGTTAATTTTATCTTCACAAAATCTATGCAACTCATTATGCGGTTGTATACTAATTAAAATCTTTTTCTTGGACTGCAGCTGCATACCCCTTCGTGAttttgattatgtgtataaCTATCTCATGTCTGCAAATATTAGCTTTATAGATAGGTAAGTCTACTTTTTTTATGTAGCCACATTTTCTCTAGCTGGACTTTTTATTATGGACGCTCCGTAGTTAGGTTTAAACACGTTTGATACTACATTAATGACGTATAAAGAACGAGTCTTCAATAAGGTCGAacagattatgatattgtttgtGACACATCGATGAtctatttaatcattataaatAAAACTCATTTATTTTCATGACTTTTCTTTAAGAACTAGTATTGTGGTAGTTTACATCACTCTTCGTTTTTATATAAATACGGGAGACATGTTTCTGCAGCTTTGAGGATCTTGGTGTGCATGGAAGTGGGAGGTACATTGAATATATGTTGCCTGAAATCGAGAAGAAAGATTTTCGAAAGGGTTCACAGGTGTGGGTGTAATCTTTTGGTTCATTTGTTCATATATCAGTTTTAGGAGGCAGTTATGTCTCTGCAGTTTAGTAACAAGAAGTTGATCACCAAGTATTAACTCATTGTGCTGAATATCTTTGATATCTCTTATGACAATGCCTTACTTTTAAATTATGCAGTGGTTCACAATGAAGCGGCAGCATGCTATTGTAGTTATGGCTGATAATCTTTACTATACAAAATTCAGGAATTATTGCAAGGTGAtcaaagttttattttttttataggcAATGCACgactttgttattattattattttcatttcaTACTTTCTTATTGCAAGGGTGTGGACAAGTAGGTGATGGACTCAAACTCTTATAAGGTTCAAACACACTATAATCTATAATGTGGTGGGTTCACGAGTTTATCAGATATTCTCACTTTAATGGGAAATGTGCCTAAGTTTCGTGATGACATGTTCTTTATTTTAACAAATGGTGGAAACCTAACGATCCTTCTTAAGAAGTAGATTATTCAGCTCTAAATGTGAATTATCAGGAAAAAGAGATGGTgtgtaaaatgatattatgtATTTCAGATTCAAGCCCCTGGTTTGACCATTTTTGTGAGCTCCTGGAAAATATAGAATCCAGCTCTTAAAGAGTGGGTTGGCCTGAAGTAACATCTTCAAGCTTATGGTTAAACTCATTAGATGACCAAATAAAGAGAGCGACGAGCCAATTGTGATTAAAACAAATTTCCCTTTCAATTTATGATGGGCCAGTAGTTTATCCAGTATAGAGTGCTTTTGGACCATGCAAATAAAAGCCCTGGATTTATAGTATGTGTTTTGCCATATTTCCTGAGTTGGTAGTCTTTCTTGGCTGTCAAACAATGCATGCCTATGCAACTGAAGAGGCATTTTGTTTAGGTTTCTTTAATAGTTCCTCTTTTACTTTTGTTTATCACGATACCTCTGAAGGAAGTGTTACTGCTAGGAGTCTTTGTTTTATAAACAATAGCAGATGTGTGTAAATCACACGGCCTGTTCTGTTTTTTTGGTTTTTGGTTTTTCTTACTGTTCCTGCAAACCTGTTCAAGAAATAGAAAGTTAGATGAAGAATCGGACAATGATCGTTTTATCTCTATTCAGTTGTCCAAATTTCAATTGCCAATTGCAACTCTATTATTTTGCGGGTGTTGTGCAATGACTTCATTTCTACAGCTATCTGTTTCCTTTTCGTTGAACAGCCAGACATGGAGGGACGCAACTGCTACTCTGATGAACACTATTTACCCACTTTTTTCAATGTGAGCCCAGTAGTACCTTCTTTTCTCAAGTTTCTAAGATGTTTTCCTCTCTTTTCTTCCTGGTTTTTGATATCTTTGTTTTCGTGTATCCTTTCCTCGCCTTTTCAGATCCTGGATCCTGCTGGAATCGCCAATTGGTCAGTAACATATGTTGATTGGTCTGAAAGGAAGTGGCATCCGAGATCATACCAGGCACAAGATATAACCTTAGAGCTGATGAGAAATCTTACGGTACGGCTATTGAGTTTTTCCATCATACATACATTCATGGCCTTTATTTGCCTGTTCCCGAGTTTTTCATTTTAAGTAATCGAAAACCTGTTACTTATTTCTGACTACTAATTGCAGTCTATTGTGGAAAGTGCCCATATTACAAGCGAGGAACCGGTGAGGATATTTTACTGTACACTTAGTTAAAGTTCCCATTATCACAACAATCTGATAAAAAATTCGTCTTCTGACCTGTAGAGCGAAACGAAAACAGTCCCCTGCTTGTGGAATGGCACCCTGCGGCCATGTTATTTGTTCGGGAGGAAATTTTTACCCGAAACTCTTGATAATTTAATACAAATTTTCCCAAACTATACATATAGTGGACTGTTGGCATGACTCAGAGTATTTATTCTTTGTATTCTATCCCTACCTTCACCATTTCTTGTGTAGCTTCTGCTGTTGTAAAGCGTATCCGCGTCCCCTCGTGTTAGACGTAAAATCTTACCAAAAAGGGTTATTTTTGAGTTCAAAGGAAACTGGCGGAAACTGATGGCCAAGAAATGGTTCAATATTGTATTCTTTGATATGTTCACTATTTATTTTTGATTAGTGCCCCCCTCGTGTAAGAATATTGATATAAATTCGAAGTTGGGATATTGAAAAAAATGCAAACTTTTATGTTTGTTTGTGGTTTCAACATCCATGGAAATTGCTTCGCCTGAGTAAATTTCTTGGATTACATGGAAatatgtaaaccatttaaaagtCGAGGGCTTTAAGTAACTTTAGTATTTTAGTccgttaattttaaaaatattcctGCTATTATTGTTATTTTACCGATGATGGTACTAAGTTACTAACAACAAAATAACTAATTATCAGATTTTAAAATACACAACGTATTTCGGttataataattattgtaaataatgtacatattaattaattgaattCCAAAACAATTCAGGATTGTAACAAGACGGTCTTACGGAtgtttatttgtgagacggatcaacaatatccatatttacataaaaagtaatatattcgacataaaaaataatatttttcgtaGATTACCGTCTCACAAGggtttttgtgaaaaatataaCTGTTGGCccagaaagaaaatatttgaaaagtCTATAAAAAAGAAGTGGATTACTGCCAATAGGGGAAAATAACTTTTTCGACTGAATTGCGAACAGTTGAAGGATTGACTAATTTATGAGTTCCACATACAACATCGTGGAAAAAATACAACTCAATCTATCACAACTCAAGCAAACACTTTGCAATTTCAACAAATTCTATTTATTTACTTCTTTGTTCATAGTTTTTCAGTTTATTTCAATTTCATTGTCCCgagtttgtaaagatgtttattTCCGTTCTTAGTGGTTTAACTCCGTGTTCATGCCATTTGAATAAGTTCCTTTTtccattatttttttctttcattttggTTGTATTAAACGGATGAAGTTAGAACTAACGACTAATCATAATTCACATTAGATTTTGTGTTTTTCACATAAAATTTTTACCTTGCGTACATGGCCGCATGCCCTCAAAATTCACAGTAAACAATTTGGCATGCCGAGTGGACCAAGGATGTTGCTTAAGCAATGAACCCAGAAAAAGTTGAAGTAATTTCCCAACCACAGGAGAAGGACCACAAAGTGAGTGGAGGATCAGTATGGAAATTGTTCATCAGTTCAAGGAGCATGCATTAAAAAGTGTAACATGCATCATGTCAGT from Primulina eburnea isolate SZY01 chromosome 17, ASM2296580v1, whole genome shotgun sequence carries:
- the LOC140818084 gene encoding glycosyltransferase BC10-like → MKTAKAWRLGMKEVRLLTAPRQRGQLKRPTWILVLVSLVSLFLICAYIYPPQNSAPCYLFTSNGCKTFQRWLPPVIIREPYRELTDDEIASRVVIRDILNIPLTISVNAKIAFLFLTPGALPFEMLWDKFFQGHESMFSVYVHASKDKPVHLSRYFINREIRSGKVEWGKISMVEAERRLLANALKDPDNQYFVLLSDSCIPLRDFDYVYNYLMSANISFIDSFEDLGVHGSGRYIEYMLPEIEKKDFRKGSQWFTMKRQHAIVVMADNLYYTKFRNYCKPDMEGRNCYSDEHYLPTFFNILDPAGIANWSVTYVDWSERKWHPRSYQAQDITLELMRNLTSIVESAHITSEEPSETKTVPCLWNGTLRPCYLFGRKFLPETLDNLIQIFPNYTYSGLLA